GGCACGCGCGATGCGTTCGGTCACAGCCAGCTGGGCGGCGTGGCGCCGGTACTGGCCGCGCTGGTGAAGGAAAAACTTGGCTACAAGTACCACTGGGCGTTGCCCGACTACCTGCAGCGCTCCGCGCGCCACCTGGCCTCGAAAACCGATGCGGACCAGGCCTATGCCGTGGGCAAGGCGGCAGTCGACTACGCGCTTGCCGGCATGAATGCCGTTATGCCGGTGATCGTGCGCAGCAGCGACGCGCCGTATCGCTGGAAGATCGAACCGGCGCCACTGTCCAAGATCGCCAATCGCGAAAAGAAGATGCCCGCCAGCTTCCTGACCAGGGATGGCTTCGGCATCACGGCCGCCGCACGTCGCTATCTCTCGCCGCTGATCCAGGGCGAAGCACCGCCGCCATACGGCAAGAACGGTTTGCCGCAATACGCAACGCTGAAGAACACCCTGGTCGCGCGCAAGCTCGCTCCCTTCAGCAAGTAAGCGTCACTGCAGGAACCGCTCCAGGCTCACGCGATAGTCCGCGTGATCCTGGACGGTGTTGTGCCCGGCATCGGCGATCACCTGCTCGGCCGGTGGTGGCGCGAAGGCACGGATCAACGCCTGCGTGCGCGCTGTGGGAATCACTTCGTCGTCTTCGGCGCGGATCACCAGCACGGGACAGTGGATGGCGTTGACGTAGCGCCACGACTCGTAGCGATCGCGCATCAACGCGTTCACCGGCAGCCAGGGGAAATAGCCGGCCGCCACCCGCACCAGGCTGTCGAACGGCGTGACCAGCGCCAGGCGCTCCACCGGCCGTTTCGCGGCCAGCTGCACGGCCACGCCCGTGCCCAGGCTGCGCCCGATCACCGCCACCTGCCCGTGCGCCTTCGCCACGTGGTCGAACAACGCCGTGGCGTCACCTACCAGCGCGGTCTCGCCGGGCCTTCCATCGCTGGCCGCGTAACCCCGGTACGGCAGTAGGTAGATCGTGCGGTCGGGAAACCAGCGCGCCAGGTCGTCGCGTGAATCCTCGATGCGCTCGCCGTTTCCGCCGAAATAGAGCAACGCCTTCGCGTGGCCCGGATTCATGACCCAGCCGCGCAGATGCACGCCGCCGTTGACCAGCTCGAAGTCCGGTCGCTGCTGCACGCGCCAGGTCATCTCCGGGTGATAGATCTGCTGCCGCTGTCCCAGATACAGGAACAGGCAGACGCCTCCGTAGAACAGCACCGCCAGTGCCGCCAGCACCAGCAAGGTCCGCACGAACATCGATGCCTCCCAGGGATTCCTGTACGCCGGTTCAGATGGATAAGCGATGCCTGAAAGCTTGCACGTCGCTGTCGAAAAAGCACGCTCATCGTTCAGACGCAGATTTTTACGATGACCCTGTCCGACGAATCCGGCCAACGAGGCCGGAGGACAGCCAGGAGAATGCATGAAGACCCTTTCCAGCGTGTTTGTCGCTCTGGCCCTGCTCGCCGGCAGCGGCGCGGCCCTGGCCGACCCGGGCCACGACCACGACCGGGGACGCGGCCATCATGACGACCATGATCGCGGACATGGGCACGACCGCGACCGTCACGACCACTGGGAACGCCGCTACTACAGCGATCGCGGCTACTACGGTCGCCCGCATCGCTGGGAACGCGGCTATCGCTATGACGGACCGATGTACATCGTGGACGACTACCGCGGCTATCGCCTCGCCCCGCCTCCGTACGGCTACCGCTGGGTGCGCAACGACAGCAACTACCTGCTGGTATCCATCGGCGACAACATGATTCTGGACATGGTCATCCGCTGACCCTCGGGCAGTCGTCACACCCCATGACTCAAACGACTGAACGCGCCATGGGAGCACTGCCTCCCATGGCTATTCTGGCCATGCGCAGACACGACCGGTTTCCGGCCAGATCCAGCGAACCTGCCTCCCGGCTGGCCCAGGTCGCGAGCGCGTCCTGCCACCGGTCCAGCAAGCTTTGCGGCAGGGGGCTCCCCCCGCGCCAGGCCTGTTCTGCACGCAGACAGCCCTGACGGAAGTCGCCTACGCGAAGGTCGTTCTCGGCGAGCAGCCTCAGCGATTCCGCGTCACCGGGCTCGGCCACCACCGCCAGGCAGCGCGCGAAGACAAGGCGATCCTTCTCCTCGTCGAGCGCCAACAGAGCGGCGAGTACGCAACGCAACGCGTCGATGGTCAGGCTGGGTACCGCGGTCAGGGGCCGCCCGAGTTCCACTACGCGCTGATAGAGCGCGCGTGCCCGCGCGGCGCCCATGTTCACCGCGCGGGACAAGCCCAATCGGCAGGCCAGCAAGCGCCACTCGTCCCCTTCGGTGAGGAACGGCTGCAGCATGGCGTCCGCCCGTGCGAGCATCTCCGCGGACTGCGTCCCGTCCTGCAGGCGCGCACGACCGATCGCCAAACGCACCCAGGCCCGCACATACGCTTCGCTTTCGCCCGCCATCGCACGCAGCCGTTCGAGCGTGGCATCCACTTCCCGAAAACGTTCAATGGCTGCGTTGCCCCTCAAGTGTTCCGCCATGGCACACAGCAGACCCGCCCACGCGCCAAGCACCATTGGCGAAGATTCCTGCACCATCGCATCCGCATACTGGGCGTGCAGCGCGCGCCAACCCAGGCGCCGCGCGGCCAGATTCTGGCAAGCCGCCTCCACGCGCTCTCCCTCCGCCTGCAACAACGCTGCGCGCCAGCGCTCTGCGGCGGGTGCCAAGTTGGCGCGGCTCGCCAGCAGTTCCACTGCCTGCCCAAGCCGCTGCGTGATGTGCTCGCGTGTGCAGCCAGAAGGCATCGCGCGAAGCACGCGCTGAAGCTGCCACGCCGCATCGTCTTCCTGCGATGAAACGCGCCGCAGGGAATCCTCGGCTTCGCGCAACAGCGCGTCGTCGGCCTCCGCTCCGATCAGTGCCCGCAGATAACACGCCTCACCCAGGCGGATGCGTGCCTCAGCCGCAACGTCGCGTGCCAGGCACACCTCACGCAGTGCCGCGATGCTTCGATCCAGCAGGCCCGCGCGATCGAACTCGTCGGCATGGGCCATCGCCGACTCCAGCAGGCAGAGGCCCAGCGATTGCTGAAGCCCCATGTCACCGGGATGACGACGGGCCATGGCATCCAGCCTGCTCACGACATCGGCGTAATCCGCTGCGCGGCCGGAGTGTATCGCCTGCTGCCACTGCGCCAGGGTCTGCCCAATGAATGTTTCGAGCGGCGAAGCGTTGGGCGTGGATCGTTCATGTACCCCGCCGTTATCAGGGTGCCTCTCGGCGTTGACCGCAGCCAAGCCGTGCATGGCACGCGGTGTCCGCTGTACGTCGGCCGTGCGGAACCGCAATGCCTCGCCCAGATACTTCCCCGCCGACGTGGCCGGCGCGGGAACATTGTTGAACACCTTCGCTGCGAGTGCGTGGTTGTCAGCCACGCAACGCAGCGCCCCCGCGCGTGCCATGTGTCGGGCGGGAAGGCGCGCAGAAGCGGCGCACAGGTTCCTGTCTGCGGCAGGAACCTGTGCGCCTTTGAGGTGCCGGGCACCGTCCCAGGTCAAGGCCAATACGACCTTGGCTTCGCGATCGGGAGGAGGAAGCGCACGAAGTGGCGTCGCGCCCCACCGACAGCGGGTGGTAAACCACCACTGCATGATCCCGAGGGTCACCAGCACCAGGACACCGGCCGCCACGCCCATCCATTGCTGCGCAAATTCCATGGCTTTCGTTCCTGTCGATGCTCCATGCCTGGGCCACACCGGAGGACTGCTCCGATAAAGCCCAGACCCTGACCGGCTGCGGACGGCTCCGGCACGCCGTGGCGCGACATGAGGCGGTGCGCTACGAAGACGGGCTCGCCCCGACCGAGCGTCACCAAGGTGTCATTGCGCCCCGGAGCGCATGACACATCCG
The nucleotide sequence above comes from Dyella telluris. Encoded proteins:
- a CDS encoding alpha/beta hydrolase gives rise to the protein MFVRTLLVLAALAVLFYGGVCLFLYLGQRQQIYHPEMTWRVQQRPDFELVNGGVHLRGWVMNPGHAKALLYFGGNGERIEDSRDDLARWFPDRTIYLLPYRGYAASDGRPGETALVGDATALFDHVAKAHGQVAVIGRSLGTGVAVQLAAKRPVERLALVTPFDSLVRVAAGYFPWLPVNALMRDRYESWRYVNAIHCPVLVIRAEDDEVIPTARTQALIRAFAPPPAEQVIADAGHNTVQDHADYRVSLERFLQ
- a CDS encoding RcnB family protein, whose product is MKTLSSVFVALALLAGSGAALADPGHDHDRGRGHHDDHDRGHGHDRDRHDHWERRYYSDRGYYGRPHRWERGYRYDGPMYIVDDYRGYRLAPPPYGYRWVRNDSNYLLVSIGDNMILDMVIR